A region of uncultured Desulfobacter sp. DNA encodes the following proteins:
- the gmhB gene encoding D-glycero-beta-D-manno-heptose 1,7-bisphosphate 7-phosphatase: MTGYTVFLDRDGVINHDSPAYIKHPDEFHFISRSPDAIALLNAKGFQVILITNQSAVGRGMISGQTLDDILKKMTRGVEQAGGRIRDIFFCPHTPDQGCGCRKPEPGMILQAVDRHGIDLNNAFMVGDSAKDIECGKNAGCSVTILVKTGNGEKALTALKKKGITPDFVAEDLYEAACWITANFCPTI, from the coding sequence ATGACGGGATATACTGTTTTTCTGGACCGGGACGGTGTGATCAACCACGATTCTCCTGCCTACATCAAACATCCGGACGAATTTCATTTCATCTCCAGAAGCCCGGACGCCATAGCTCTTTTGAATGCCAAAGGCTTCCAGGTGATCCTGATTACCAATCAATCGGCTGTGGGACGGGGCATGATCTCCGGCCAGACCCTTGATGACATTTTAAAAAAAATGACCCGGGGGGTGGAACAGGCCGGCGGCCGGATCAGGGATATCTTTTTCTGCCCCCATACCCCGGACCAGGGGTGCGGCTGTCGAAAGCCTGAGCCCGGAATGATTCTTCAGGCCGTGGACCGCCATGGCATTGACTTGAATAACGCCTTTATGGTAGGGGATTCCGCCAAGGATATTGAGTGCGGTAAAAATGCCGGGTGTTCCGTAACCATACTGGTGAAAACCGGCAACGGGGAAAAAGCCCTTACCGCTTTGAAAAAAAAAGGCATCACCCCGGATTTTGTTGCCGAAGATCTTTACGAGGCCGCCTGCTGGATAACTGCAAATTTCTGCCCGACAATATGA
- a CDS encoding ATP-binding protein, which yields MTGLDIFSRENIKNVLIYSPVGMCILHHTDIFWANPACYAITGREYRSLEGKSARTLFPTDKEFERVYRVFITGIDPTGSITVDSRLLRVDNTAFDCRLRACWLDPNDHSQGLLIVVSDITEINSGQIRENQIRKMEAIGVLAGGVSHDFNNLLMALQGHLSLMGIHADRPEKIKDHIKQMTRLIEAAAELTDRLLGFARGGKYQVDTLNVNQVVDMALAVFQPGRTDIVIEKKMSPQLCKVCGDRSQLEQVLLNLLVNGAQAMVDGGTLTIETRIVTIDDIRNYHFEVVPGTYVEISVKDTGIGMDEAIQKKVFDPFFSTKMPGDAKGRGLGLSTVFGIVKNHGGFITVESEKNVGSVFRVALPCEIPGAAFRRKDESGVFDLMPKGNETILIVDDEDEVLEVGASLLEALGYQVLQARNGKQCLDLLERYPGKIEVVILDLVMPVMDGKEAFHRIRELDPSIKILIFSGASVDEEINNMLGTDRRHGFLQKPFSMDRFSKVIREILDRHE from the coding sequence TTGACGGGATTGGATATTTTTTCCCGGGAAAATATAAAAAATGTATTAATCTACTCCCCTGTGGGTATGTGTATTCTTCACCACACCGACATCTTTTGGGCAAATCCCGCCTGTTACGCCATAACCGGCCGTGAATACCGCAGTCTGGAAGGAAAATCCGCCCGGACTCTTTTCCCTACGGATAAAGAGTTTGAACGTGTGTATCGTGTCTTTATCACAGGAATTGATCCAACGGGGTCGATTACGGTAGACTCCCGGTTGTTACGGGTGGACAACACAGCCTTTGACTGCCGCCTTCGGGCCTGCTGGCTGGATCCTAACGATCACTCCCAGGGCCTGTTGATTGTGGTGTCGGATATTACGGAAATCAATTCCGGACAGATCAGGGAAAATCAGATCCGGAAAATGGAAGCCATCGGAGTTCTGGCCGGTGGTGTTTCCCATGATTTCAACAATCTTCTCATGGCCCTTCAGGGGCACTTGTCTCTGATGGGGATCCATGCAGATCGACCGGAAAAAATCAAGGACCATATCAAGCAGATGACCCGGCTGATTGAGGCTGCCGCCGAACTTACCGATCGTCTTTTAGGATTTGCCCGGGGCGGCAAGTACCAGGTGGATACCCTGAATGTTAACCAGGTTGTGGATATGGCCCTCGCTGTTTTCCAGCCCGGGAGAACAGATATCGTCATTGAAAAAAAAATGTCCCCGCAGCTTTGCAAGGTATGCGGGGATCGTTCCCAGCTTGAACAGGTTCTGCTTAATCTTTTGGTCAATGGAGCCCAGGCCATGGTGGACGGCGGTACCCTGACCATAGAAACACGGATTGTAACAATTGACGATATCAGAAATTATCATTTTGAAGTGGTACCCGGCACATACGTGGAAATCAGTGTGAAAGATACCGGGATCGGCATGGATGAAGCCATCCAGAAAAAAGTGTTTGATCCCTTTTTTTCCACCAAGATGCCCGGGGATGCAAAAGGAAGAGGACTGGGACTGTCAACGGTGTTCGGCATTGTGAAAAATCACGGCGGGTTCATCACCGTGGAGAGCGAAAAAAATGTCGGATCCGTATTCAGGGTGGCGCTGCCCTGTGAGATACCCGGGGCGGCTTTCCGGCGCAAAGATGAATCCGGTGTGTTTGACCTGATGCCCAAAGGCAATGAAACCATTCTTATTGTAGATGATGAAGATGAAGTCCTTGAGGTGGGGGCAAGCCTGCTTGAAGCGCTGGGGTATCAGGTTCTCCAGGCCCGCAACGGGAAACAGTGCCTGGACCTGTTAGAACGATATCCCGGTAAAATAGAGGTGGTCATTCTGGATCTGGTCATGCCCGTCATGGACGGCAAGGAGGCGTTTCATCGGATCAGGGAACTGGATCCAAGCATAAAAATACTGATTTTCAGTGGTGCCAGTGTGGATGAGGAGATTAATAATATGCTTGGCACTGACAGGCGCCATGGTTTTTTACAGAAACCGTTTTCCATGGACCGGTTTTCAAAGGTTATTCGGGAGATACTTGATCGGCATGAGTGA
- a CDS encoding ATP-dependent RecD-like DNA helicase has protein sequence MITISGTLSRITFQNPENHYTVCRVEVPKVADAITVVGHLPGVALGEQVKLKGTWTSHPKYGEQFKAASFEVTLPSTTAGIRQYLSSGIIPGINRDLADKIVDTFGEQTFEIIENDPDQLLDVYGIGKTKQKSIETAWNAHHSVRRVMETLQGTRIDSAQAAAILKTYGNHALEVLTSDPFRIARDIPAIGFAAVDELARQLGAETQAQERLKACLVCRLMDLEQDGHVFEEKEALIRACARTAGVSGELFSQVLENLEDNNEVVVEKDRVYLEPLHKAEAGIARRIRALLSMPVPGFKVDEDLIQAQVLSAMAVQLSQEQMDVVTRVMGQKISIITGGPGTGKTTLVKALCIVFKTLRLKVMLAAPTGRAARRLAEVTGRSAKTLHKLLGFNQDTESFEHDFTNPLDLDLLVVDEASMVDTQLMYRLAEALPAGAGLILVGDTFQLPSVGPGNVLSDIIDSAQVAVFPLTRIFRQARKSPIVMHAHSIRNGQMPDIKSAAPDQASQFYFIETGTPARVADTICELCAQRIPKAFPHIRETQVLTPMHRGEAGTISLNQRLQAVLNDQPLGIESHGHTFKTGDKVMHLKNNYEKEVFNGDIGRVVEADKSTGQVLVDYEGRTVVYDLPELDELTLAYAVSVHKAQGSEYDAVIIALTTAHFPLLQRNLLYTAMTRGKFLVIIVGSTRAFKTAFDNNRTALRRSGLKDRLEEKL, from the coding sequence ATGATTACCATCAGCGGTACCCTGTCCCGGATTACATTCCAGAATCCGGAAAATCATTACACGGTTTGCCGTGTGGAGGTGCCCAAGGTGGCCGATGCCATTACCGTGGTGGGGCATCTTCCCGGCGTGGCCCTGGGGGAGCAGGTTAAACTCAAAGGCACATGGACCAGCCATCCCAAATACGGTGAGCAGTTTAAGGCCGCTTCCTTTGAAGTAACCCTGCCCTCCACCACGGCAGGTATCCGGCAATATTTAAGTTCGGGTATCATTCCCGGCATTAACCGGGACCTGGCCGACAAAATCGTGGATACCTTCGGGGAACAAACCTTTGAGATCATTGAGAATGATCCGGACCAGCTCCTTGATGTTTACGGCATCGGCAAAACCAAACAGAAAAGCATTGAAACGGCATGGAATGCCCACCATTCAGTGCGGCGGGTCATGGAGACCCTGCAGGGCACCCGTATTGATTCGGCCCAGGCCGCAGCCATCCTTAAAACATATGGAAACCACGCCCTGGAGGTGTTGACCTCGGATCCTTTTCGCATTGCCAGGGATATCCCGGCCATTGGATTCGCCGCCGTGGATGAATTGGCAAGACAGCTTGGCGCGGAAACCCAGGCCCAGGAAAGGCTTAAAGCCTGCCTGGTCTGTCGGCTCATGGACCTGGAGCAGGATGGCCATGTATTTGAAGAAAAGGAGGCCCTGATCCGGGCCTGTGCCCGGACGGCGGGGGTGTCCGGGGAACTGTTTTCCCAGGTCCTTGAAAATCTGGAAGACAATAACGAGGTGGTCGTTGAAAAGGACCGGGTCTATCTTGAACCTTTACACAAGGCCGAAGCCGGGATCGCCCGGCGGATCAGGGCGCTTTTATCCATGCCCGTTCCCGGTTTCAAAGTTGATGAAGATCTGATCCAGGCCCAGGTGCTTTCCGCCATGGCGGTTCAGCTGTCCCAGGAGCAGATGGATGTGGTGACCCGGGTGATGGGGCAGAAAATTTCCATCATTACCGGTGGTCCGGGTACGGGAAAGACAACCCTTGTCAAGGCATTGTGCATTGTTTTCAAGACGCTTCGCCTGAAAGTGATGCTTGCCGCACCCACGGGGCGGGCCGCCCGGCGTCTGGCCGAAGTGACCGGCCGTTCGGCCAAAACCCTTCACAAACTGCTGGGGTTTAACCAGGACACGGAATCCTTTGAACATGATTTTACCAATCCCCTGGACCTGGACCTTCTGGTGGTGGATGAAGCCTCCATGGTGGACACCCAGCTCATGTACCGCCTGGCCGAGGCCCTGCCGGCAGGGGCCGGGCTGATCCTTGTGGGAGACACCTTTCAGCTGCCCTCGGTGGGGCCGGGAAATGTCTTGTCAGACATTATTGATTCGGCCCAGGTGGCCGTATTTCCCCTGACCCGGATTTTTCGCCAGGCCCGGAAAAGCCCCATTGTCATGCATGCCCACAGTATCAGGAACGGCCAGATGCCGGACATAAAATCAGCCGCACCGGACCAGGCTTCCCAGTTTTATTTTATTGAAACCGGCACACCGGCCCGGGTGGCAGACACCATCTGTGAGCTGTGTGCCCAACGAATTCCAAAGGCTTTTCCCCATATCCGGGAGACCCAGGTGCTCACCCCCATGCACAGAGGAGAGGCCGGTACCATCAGCCTGAACCAGCGGCTGCAGGCGGTTTTAAATGACCAGCCCCTGGGTATTGAGTCCCATGGCCACACCTTTAAAACCGGCGATAAAGTCATGCACCTGAAAAACAATTATGAAAAAGAGGTGTTTAACGGAGATATCGGGCGGGTGGTGGAGGCGGATAAATCCACGGGCCAGGTGCTCGTGGATTACGAAGGCAGAACCGTTGTCTATGATCTGCCGGAACTGGACGAACTGACCCTGGCCTATGCGGTTTCCGTCCATAAAGCCCAGGGGTCGGAATATGATGCGGTGATCATCGCTCTGACCACGGCCCATTTTCCGCTTCTGCAAAGAAATCTGCTGTACACGGCCATGACCCGTGGAAAATTTCTTGTGATTATCGTGGGATCCACCAGGGCCTTTAAAACGGCCTTTGACAATAACAGGACCGCGTTACGGCGGTCCGGACTGAAAGACCGTCTGGAGGAGAAATTATGA
- the prfB gene encoding peptide chain release factor 2 (programmed frameshift) yields the protein MSVEFKQIISSITAKANRLKEYLDLPVKEKRLRELELLIAREDFWNDADKATEMLKERTTIAGLIDTCTAIFSEIEDIEVMLELAREESDKEAEQEAAHMLADLEKKVKRFSLEITLDGEDDARDAIVSINAGAGGTDSQDWAEMLFRMYTRWIDKKGYKCQVIDYQEGDEAGIKGVTLYVTGPNCYGFMKTESGVHRLVRISPFNASGKRQTSFAAVFVYPEIKDEINIDIDEGDLRIDVYRASGAGGQHVNKTSSAVRITHIPTGVVVQCQQESSQHRNREIAMKVLKSRLYQLEKQKQDEKRQNLHDGKDDNAWGSQIRSYVLHPYRMAKDHRIDLEIGDVDRVLNGDLDPFIEGVLLSSSAGG from the exons ATGAGTGTAGAATTCAAACAGATCATCTCTTCCATCACTGCCAAAGCCAACCGGCTTAAGGAGTATCTT GACCTCCCTGTAAAGGAAAAACGGCTTCGGGAACTTGAGCTTCTCATTGCCAGGGAAGACTTCTGGAATGACGCGGACAAAGCCACCGAGATGCTCAAGGAGCGCACCACCATCGCAGGCCTCATTGACACCTGCACGGCCATATTTTCAGAAATCGAAGACATTGAGGTGATGCTGGAACTGGCAAGGGAGGAGTCGGACAAGGAGGCCGAGCAGGAAGCGGCACATATGCTGGCTGACTTGGAAAAAAAGGTCAAGCGCTTCTCCCTGGAGATCACCCTGGACGGTGAGGATGATGCAAGGGATGCCATTGTCTCCATCAATGCCGGTGCCGGGGGCACGGATTCCCAGGACTGGGCCGAGATGCTGTTCAGGATGTATACCCGGTGGATTGATAAAAAGGGGTACAAGTGCCAGGTCATTGATTACCAGGAGGGAGACGAAGCCGGTATCAAGGGCGTAACCCTTTATGTCACAGGACCCAACTGCTACGGATTCATGAAGACTGAATCCGGGGTACACCGCCTGGTCCGTATTTCCCCCTTCAACGCCAGCGGCAAGCGCCAGACCTCTTTTGCGGCAGTCTTTGTCTATCCGGAGATCAAAGATGAAATCAATATCGACATTGATGAAGGGGATCTGCGCATTGATGTGTACCGGGCCAGCGGAGCCGGCGGACAGCACGTCAACAAAACCAGTTCAGCCGTGCGCATCACCCACATTCCCACAGGCGTTGTGGTCCAGTGCCAGCAGGAATCATCCCAGCACCGAAACCGGGAGATTGCCATGAAAGTGCTGAAATCACGGCTTTATCAACTGGAAAAACAGAAACAGGATGAAAAAAGACAAAACCTGCATGACGGTAAGGATGACAATGCCTGGGGCAGCCAGATTCGATCTTATGTGCTTCATCCCTACAGAATGGCAAAAGACCATCGGATTGACCTTGAAATCGGGGATGTGGACCGGGTGCTCAACGGTGATCTCGACCCATTTATCGAGGGCGTACTGCTGTCCAGCAGTGCGGGCGGGTAA
- the lnt gene encoding apolipoprotein N-acyltransferase has product MYLTSIFGFLLPLVPALVSGLMLYSAFPGPGLYPAAFFALVPLWFSLDRLSSKQAFYAGITTGIGFFGLLIYWICPTLTQYGGLYFWVSLSCLVLLVSYLSVYTGVFALVMKKIPAPAGLIPFWGAAVWVALEYIRTYLFSGFPWGVLGYSQYPDLVMIQAADTFGVLGISFLVVLANGILTIALKAFFQRTWPRKHSMAGLSLAMALLCTGFIYGHFKLAQVQSQIKDAPSKKIGVIQANIPQDEKWDNAFIDKTIEEYSRLSLQAIPCDLVVWPETALPFYYGLEPEPSNRVDAMIRKAGTFFLIGIPAAKPSDQGYRYYNRAVMLNPLALPKGYYDKHHLVPFGEYVPFKNLLWFAEKLTAGAGDFSKGETGPVPLKFDTGTTGVLICFEIIFPDISRDFVRNGADILTTMTNDAWFGRTQAALQHFSMAVFRAVENRRSVVRAANTGISGFIDPCGTILDTTDIFTACALTRQIPVLSGTTIYTRHGDFAAQACLVAFILICVIQPMKKKFRRTL; this is encoded by the coding sequence ATGTATTTAACATCCATATTTGGTTTTCTACTCCCCCTTGTTCCTGCATTGGTCAGCGGTCTTATGCTCTATTCTGCATTTCCGGGACCAGGCCTTTATCCGGCGGCCTTTTTTGCCCTTGTTCCATTATGGTTTTCCCTTGACCGGCTCAGTTCAAAACAGGCTTTCTATGCAGGCATTACCACAGGGATAGGATTTTTTGGGCTCCTGATCTACTGGATTTGTCCCACCCTGACCCAGTACGGAGGCCTTTATTTCTGGGTTTCCTTGTCCTGCCTGGTTCTTCTGGTTTCTTATCTATCTGTTTATACCGGCGTTTTTGCCCTGGTGATGAAAAAGATCCCTGCCCCTGCAGGCCTTATTCCATTCTGGGGGGCTGCGGTCTGGGTTGCCCTGGAATATATCCGGACATATCTGTTTTCGGGCTTTCCCTGGGGCGTGCTGGGGTACAGCCAGTATCCCGATCTTGTTATGATTCAGGCGGCAGACACCTTTGGGGTTTTAGGGATCTCCTTTCTGGTGGTTCTTGCCAACGGCATCCTCACCATTGCCCTTAAGGCTTTTTTTCAAAGGACATGGCCTAGAAAACATAGTATGGCAGGCTTAAGCCTTGCCATGGCACTGCTTTGCACAGGCTTTATTTACGGCCACTTTAAACTGGCACAAGTCCAGAGCCAAATTAAAGACGCACCGTCTAAAAAAATCGGCGTTATCCAGGCCAATATCCCCCAGGACGAAAAATGGGATAACGCATTTATCGACAAGACCATAGAGGAGTATTCCCGGCTGTCTCTCCAGGCGATTCCCTGCGATCTTGTGGTGTGGCCTGAAACGGCCCTGCCCTTTTATTACGGCCTGGAGCCTGAGCCCTCGAACCGGGTGGATGCCATGATCAGAAAGGCAGGCACCTTTTTTCTCATAGGCATCCCGGCAGCCAAGCCTTCGGACCAGGGGTACCGGTATTACAACCGGGCCGTAATGCTTAACCCCCTTGCCCTGCCCAAGGGCTATTATGACAAACACCACCTGGTTCCCTTCGGGGAGTACGTTCCCTTTAAAAATTTACTCTGGTTTGCAGAAAAACTGACCGCCGGTGCCGGTGATTTTTCAAAAGGGGAGACCGGACCCGTACCCCTAAAATTCGATACGGGAACAACCGGGGTGTTGATCTGCTTTGAAATTATTTTCCCCGATATTTCAAGGGACTTTGTGCGCAACGGGGCGGACATCTTAACCACCATGACCAATGACGCCTGGTTTGGCCGGACCCAGGCCGCGCTCCAGCACTTTTCCATGGCTGTGTTCCGGGCTGTTGAAAACCGGCGCAGCGTGGTCCGGGCGGCCAACACAGGCATCTCGGGATTCATTGATCCTTGCGGGACCATTCTTGACACAACAGACATTTTCACAGCCTGCGCCCTTACCCGGCAGATTCCGGTTCTGTCCGGCACAACCATATATACCCGCCACGGGGATTTTGCCGCCCAGGCGTGCCTGGTTGCATTTATTTTGATTTGTGTGATACAACCCATGAAAAAAAAATTTAGGAGAACCTTATAA
- a CDS encoding Hsp20/alpha crystallin family protein, whose product MKQIEIRFGDLIETPATEEKSFEEMFQSVNPMFCFSKRVWRPQMDIFETRDEIIIQAEMAGVRQENMVVELSSKAVKISGERKSSQPDPTATYRLAEIQFGRFERVLYLPNVIDMKKVTASYSNGFLELKLGKQLNKNYASEQKLPMDFL is encoded by the coding sequence ATGAAACAGATAGAAATTCGATTTGGGGACCTCATTGAAACACCGGCCACGGAGGAAAAATCTTTTGAAGAGATGTTTCAATCCGTTAATCCCATGTTCTGCTTTTCAAAACGCGTCTGGAGACCCCAGATGGATATTTTTGAAACCAGGGATGAAATTATTATTCAGGCCGAAATGGCAGGGGTCCGTCAGGAGAACATGGTTGTTGAACTCTCCAGCAAGGCCGTAAAGATTTCCGGGGAGCGCAAGAGCAGCCAGCCGGATCCCACTGCCACCTACAGACTGGCTGAAATTCAGTTCGGCCGGTTTGAGCGGGTTCTTTATTTACCCAATGTCATTGACATGAAAAAAGTGACGGCTTCATATTCCAACGGGTTTCTTGAACTTAAATTAGGGAAACAGCTCAATAAAAATTATGCCTCGGAGCAGAAACTGCCCATGGATTTTTTATAA
- a CDS encoding septal ring lytic transglycosylase RlpA family protein, giving the protein MNKFVTRILIPALIFSLAVTVAGCSARAYDSGYKRPGDTTPYCGSEPTQRPYRIDGKHYYPMASASGYVEKGRASWYGEQFHGRKTSNGETYDMYAMTAAHKTLPMNTWVRVENLDNGKAVTVRVNDRGPFVAGRIIDMSYTAAQAMGMVGPGTARVKVTALGKATAYSRIDHAPVDFTPVDYWKGNFSVQVGAFKMRTNADQYRVKLSRDYLNAHVVPYADDRGQFYRVRVGQFNNLNDAVTFSEKLSGREGVGQAFAVAEE; this is encoded by the coding sequence ATGAATAAATTTGTGACCCGAATATTAATCCCGGCACTCATTTTCAGCCTTGCGGTTACCGTTGCCGGATGCAGTGCCCGGGCCTATGATTCCGGCTACAAACGGCCCGGGGATACGACGCCATACTGCGGAAGCGAACCCACCCAGCGACCATACCGCATTGACGGCAAACACTATTATCCCATGGCTTCGGCCAGCGGATATGTGGAAAAAGGGCGGGCCTCCTGGTATGGCGAACAATTTCATGGCCGAAAAACCTCCAACGGTGAAACCTATGATATGTATGCCATGACAGCAGCCCATAAAACCCTTCCCATGAACACATGGGTCCGGGTTGAGAATCTGGACAACGGCAAAGCCGTCACGGTGCGCGTCAACGACCGGGGTCCCTTTGTGGCCGGCAGGATCATTGATATGTCCTATACTGCGGCCCAGGCCATGGGTATGGTGGGACCCGGCACAGCCCGGGTAAAGGTGACGGCCCTGGGAAAGGCCACGGCCTATTCCAGGATAGACCACGCCCCTGTGGACTTCACACCTGTGGATTACTGGAAAGGCAATTTTTCGGTTCAGGTGGGGGCGTTCAAGATGCGAACCAATGCGGATCAGTACCGGGTCAAATTGTCCAGGGACTATCTTAATGCCCATGTTGTCCCCTATGCGGATGACCGGGGGCAGTTTTACCGGGTAAGGGTCGGTCAATTCAATAACCTCAATGATGCCGTAACGTTCAGCGAAAAACTGTCGGGCAGGGAAGGCGTCGGACAGGCCTTTGCCGTGGCCGAAGAATAA
- the lon gene encoding endopeptidase La gives MDDLNHPSAPITTDDIPDELPILPIVDTNLFPKMVLPLVLIQKEAIDLIDDAMAGNRMLGLLLSKRSDIDSRHTADDLCRIGTVAVILRMSKMEDEKAQLLIQGLHRFKVTDFLKNRDYMHAGISVLKSRNDDKNKENRALMANIVEQYEKIVKLSPGLPAEMGQMVKTIQEPGALADMVASTINAPVVEKQKVLELIDVNRRLKKVTRLVNDQLDILEMGFKIQSQVREDMDKRQREYYLRQQLKAIQEELGENNQEAVELQEFRTLIRETPMPEEARKEAQRELDRLSRMHPSSSEYVVSSTYLDWLTSLPWNEYSQDRLDIAEARKILDQDHYGLEKPKKRILEYLAVRKLKNDSKGPILCFAGPPGTGKTSLGKSIAKALGREFVRIALGGIRDEAEIRGHRRTYVGAMPGRIIQQLRTSGKKNPVIMLDEIDKVSSSYHGDPSSALLEVLDPEQNQHFVDHYLDVPFDLSDVIFLTTANVLHTIPPPLLDRMEVLELTGYTEEEKLKIATRYIIPKQREANGINAGQIKITAGAVKQIISGYTRESGLRNLERRIGAVCRGVAAKIVENLVENLTIGTKEIPGYLGPIQNMPDMAARIKSPGVAVGLAWTPVGGEVLFVEAVAMKGGKGLTLTGQLGDVMKESASTALSFIRSNAGRLGVDDTFFDTHDIHIHVPEGAIPKDGPSAGVTMLVTLASLITNRKVKSRLAMTGEITLRGEVLPVGGIKDKVIAAHRAGIRSLILPLWNEKDMEDVPKHIMSTTTFFFTDKMEEVLNTALE, from the coding sequence ATGGATGACTTAAACCATCCCTCCGCCCCTATCACCACTGACGACATCCCCGACGAACTGCCCATTCTTCCCATTGTGGATACGAATCTGTTTCCCAAGATGGTGCTGCCCCTGGTGTTGATCCAGAAAGAGGCCATAGACCTCATTGACGATGCCATGGCCGGAAACCGCATGCTTGGTCTTTTATTGTCAAAACGTTCGGACATTGATTCCAGGCACACCGCTGACGACCTGTGCCGCATTGGTACTGTGGCGGTAATCCTTAGAATGTCCAAGATGGAAGATGAAAAGGCCCAGCTGCTGATCCAGGGCCTGCACCGGTTCAAGGTGACAGATTTCCTGAAAAATCGTGATTATATGCATGCCGGCATTTCAGTGCTCAAAAGTCGTAACGATGACAAGAACAAGGAAAATAGGGCACTGATGGCCAATATTGTAGAGCAGTACGAAAAAATCGTGAAGCTTTCGCCGGGGTTGCCTGCGGAAATGGGCCAGATGGTCAAGACCATTCAGGAGCCCGGCGCCCTTGCCGACATGGTGGCCTCCACCATTAATGCTCCTGTGGTTGAAAAGCAGAAGGTCCTGGAGCTGATTGATGTGAACCGCCGTCTGAAAAAGGTCACCCGCCTGGTCAATGACCAGCTTGATATTCTCGAAATGGGTTTTAAAATCCAGAGTCAGGTCCGGGAAGACATGGACAAACGCCAGCGCGAATACTACTTGCGCCAGCAGCTCAAAGCCATCCAGGAGGAGTTGGGGGAAAACAACCAGGAAGCAGTGGAACTTCAGGAATTCAGGACCCTGATCCGGGAAACGCCCATGCCCGAAGAGGCGCGTAAGGAAGCCCAGCGCGAGCTGGACCGTCTCTCAAGGATGCACCCCTCATCTTCGGAATATGTGGTATCATCCACCTATCTTGACTGGCTGACCTCTCTGCCCTGGAATGAATATTCCCAGGACCGCCTGGATATTGCCGAGGCCAGAAAAATTTTGGACCAGGACCATTACGGCCTTGAAAAGCCCAAAAAGCGGATATTGGAATATCTGGCCGTGCGTAAGCTTAAAAATGACTCCAAGGGGCCGATACTCTGCTTTGCGGGCCCCCCGGGCACAGGAAAAACCTCCCTGGGAAAATCCATTGCCAAAGCCCTGGGCCGGGAATTTGTCCGCATCGCCCTGGGCGGCATCAGGGATGAGGCGGAGATCAGAGGGCACCGGCGGACCTATGTGGGCGCCATGCCGGGCCGGATTATCCAGCAGTTAAGAACCTCCGGCAAAAAAAATCCCGTCATCATGCTGGATGAGATTGACAAGGTCAGCTCCTCCTACCACGGAGACCCCTCATCCGCCCTGCTTGAAGTCCTTGATCCCGAGCAGAATCAGCACTTTGTAGACCACTACCTGGACGTTCCCTTTGATCTGTCCGATGTCATATTCCTGACCACAGCCAATGTCCTGCACACCATTCCACCGCCCCTGCTGGATCGGATGGAGGTGCTTGAGCTGACCGGATATACCGAAGAGGAGAAGCTCAAAATCGCCACCCGGTATATCATCCCCAAACAGAGGGAGGCCAACGGTATCAATGCCGGGCAGATCAAAATCACCGCAGGCGCGGTTAAACAGATTATTTCCGGATATACCAGGGAGTCGGGGTTACGCAACCTGGAGCGCCGGATAGGGGCTGTATGCAGAGGCGTTGCCGCTAAAATCGTGGAAAATCTGGTGGAAAATCTGACCATTGGCACCAAAGAAATTCCCGGGTACCTGGGCCCCATCCAAAACATGCCTGATATGGCCGCCCGGATCAAATCACCGGGCGTGGCCGTGGGTCTTGCCTGGACCCCTGTGGGCGGAGAGGTGCTTTTTGTGGAGGCCGTGGCCATGAAGGGCGGAAAAGGTCTGACCCTCACCGGACAGCTTGGAGATGTCATGAAGGAATCCGCGTCAACCGCGTTGAGCTTTATCCGGTCCAATGCCGGCCGGCTGGGTGTGGATGATACCTTTTTTGATACCCATGATATTCATATCCATGTGCCCGAAGGGGCCATTCCTAAAGACGGCCCCTCTGCCGGGGTGACCATGCTGGTGACCCTTGCCTCCCTGATCACCAACAGGAAGGTAAAATCCCGGTTGGCCATGACCGGAGAGATCACCCTCAGGGGAGAAGTTTTGCCGGTGGGGGGCATTAAGGATAAGGTTATTGCCGCCCACAGAGCCGGTATCCGGTCTTTGATCTTGCCCCTTTGGAATGAAAAAGATATGGAAGATGTTCCTAAGCATATTATGTCCACCACGACCTTTTTTTTCACGGATAAAATGGAAGAGGTCCTGAACACCGCCCTGGAATAA